The Filimonas lacunae genomic sequence ATTCACAGATATTTTTGAAGAAGCCGGCCCACGTAACACGCCTTTTCATGGAGGCTTTGGGCTTGTCAATTACCAGGATATTCTTAAGCCTGCTTATTATGCTTATCAATACCTGAACAGAATGGGGAACCAGGAATTATATAGCGATGATACGGATACAGCCTCCTGGGCCAGTAAAAATGAATCGGGAGAAATACAAGTGTTGTTGTGGGACTTCACTAATAGTCCGCCGCCTGATAGCATCAATAACCAGCAATACTTTAGTAAAGATTTGCCTGCTGATAAAAAAGGCCGCTTTGTGCTGACTTTTAAGCACCTGCCGGACGGAGCATACGAATGGAAGGGATATAAAACAGGCTATCGTGCTAACGATGCTTATACTGCTTACCTGGATATGGGTGTGCCACAGCAATTAAGCAAACAACAGGTTGCGATATTGAAAGATAAAAGCAAGGATGAAGTAGTAGAAAATTCCACTATTATTGTAAAAAACGGCACTGCTGCGGGTGGAACGTTTACGATGCTAACGAATGATGTATGGCTGTTTACGTTAAAAAAGAAGTGATAGTGCCGGACAGGAATTTATGGAATGGAAAAATATTTCTTATGAATAATACAAACAGTGCATTGCTGGTAATGGATATGCAAACAGCGGTGCTGGGCAGGGTAACAGATTACAACAATCTTATCAAGGGGGTGCAAAAAGCCATATCTGTGGCCCGTTTACGTAATATCCCTGTATTATATATTACTGTAGGATTCAGGCCTGGCATGCCAGAGGTGAGCACGCAAAATAAAGTGTTTGGTGCCAGTAAGGCCAGGGCAATACAAGGGGATATGGGAGAGTTGATGAAGATTGACCAACAGATTGCTCCACTGGAAAATGATATTATTATTACTAAAAAACGAATGAGTGCTTTTACAGGAAGCGATCTGGAAGTGGTATTGCGCTCTTTGGGTGTGTCGCATCTGATTCTGTCAGGTGTTGCTACCAGTGGAGTGGTTTTGTCTACTTCGCGTGAGGCTGCTGACAAAGATTATCTTATAACGGTGTTGTCAGATGCCTGTGCTGATTATGATGATGCGTTGCATAGCGTGTTAGTAGAAAAAGTGTTGCCTATGCAGGCGGAA encodes the following:
- a CDS encoding cysteine hydrolase family protein, yielding MNNTNSALLVMDMQTAVLGRVTDYNNLIKGVQKAISVARLRNIPVLYITVGFRPGMPEVSTQNKVFGASKARAIQGDMGELMKIDQQIAPLENDIIITKKRMSAFTGSDLEVVLRSLGVSHLILSGVATSGVVLSTSREAADKDYLITVLSDACADYDDALHSVLVEKVLPMQAEVITVAHWEES